In Mycolicibacterium sp. TY81, the following proteins share a genomic window:
- a CDS encoding RAMP superfamily CRISPR-associated protein, with the protein MSLNTIRWDIDILALSSIVHREDYTTAGTDTLAPFRTEKVLAADGTPQPPVPSVSGSSFRGVLRRIGEELTAEVLEYEGSLPIPAAHLLTNGGRLAKSAAPLTDEGERHLKSLIPQIAVFGGSASGRIMSGLLRVEKVDPVVAELAHLLRRKPQSAALPSIQTLSEESFTHLADHRPNTNQPPRTDNDETTSPLGRFSVETLPAGTRLQTSATILYATDFQVAFLRDVLNAFATRGHLGGRIAAGHGRISATITPDVQRGRLPKRTLDWRAELKTNRDQALTALSKLT; encoded by the coding sequence ATGAGCTTGAACACGATTCGGTGGGATATCGACATCCTGGCACTGTCCTCGATCGTGCACCGCGAGGACTACACAACAGCCGGCACCGACACATTGGCGCCCTTCCGCACGGAGAAAGTCCTCGCCGCCGACGGCACCCCACAGCCACCAGTCCCCAGCGTCTCAGGGAGCAGCTTTCGCGGCGTGTTGCGCCGGATCGGCGAAGAGCTCACCGCCGAGGTACTCGAGTACGAGGGCTCCCTACCCATTCCCGCGGCGCACCTGCTCACCAACGGCGGCCGCCTCGCCAAATCGGCCGCACCGTTGACAGACGAAGGCGAACGCCACCTCAAATCGCTCATACCCCAGATCGCGGTGTTCGGCGGCAGTGCCTCAGGCCGGATCATGTCCGGCCTCCTGAGGGTCGAGAAGGTCGATCCGGTAGTCGCCGAGCTGGCCCATCTCCTTCGCCGAAAGCCGCAGTCCGCGGCCCTGCCGTCGATACAGACCCTCTCCGAGGAATCATTCACGCACCTCGCCGATCACCGGCCGAACACCAACCAGCCACCACGGACCGACAACGACGAAACAACCAGTCCCCTTGGACGTTTCAGCGTCGAGACTCTGCCGGCGGGAACGCGACTGCAAACCTCCGCCACGATCCTCTACGCCACCGATTTCCAGGTCGCGTTCCTGCGCGATGTCCTCAACGCATTCGCCACCAGGGGCCATCTCGGTGGGCGTATCGCCGCTGGGCACGGCCGGATTTCCGCCACGATCACCCCCGACGTCCAGCGTGGACGCCTCCCGAAAAGGACTCTCGACTGGCGGGCCGAGCTCAAGACCAACCGCGACCAAGCTCTCACCGCGCTGTCCAAACTCACCTGA
- a CDS encoding phosphoadenosine phosphosulfate reductase family protein — translation MSVSAGLDMRALQAIAARRRGEASNRNVLARIENHLDTFDGFVSWSGGKDSTVVVDLARQVDPNVPVVFFDSGLLFPETVQYVERLVDQWRLNFEVIAAEPDLLTALVACGGFDHDAPDRLLGVELAELMITRPAAEAHRRHGRGNLWGVRAEESPGRQALYRRHLAAEARTRPGDSREQVRAAVGGIVRRVDGTVSYGPIWDWQPNQVFEYLAGRGIEPNPLYDKLAKLGVAPGKIRVDSIINPAKLSNGHMAFLQMGWVDLADRLALALPRLREWT, via the coding sequence ATGAGCGTGTCCGCTGGTCTGGATATGCGTGCGCTGCAGGCCATCGCGGCTCGCCGCCGAGGCGAAGCGTCCAATCGAAATGTACTGGCGCGTATAGAGAACCACCTCGATACTTTCGACGGGTTCGTGTCGTGGTCGGGCGGCAAAGACTCCACAGTCGTGGTGGACCTTGCCCGCCAGGTCGATCCCAACGTGCCCGTAGTGTTCTTCGACAGCGGGCTGCTCTTCCCAGAGACCGTGCAGTACGTTGAGCGCCTGGTCGACCAGTGGCGCCTGAACTTCGAGGTCATCGCCGCCGAGCCGGATCTGTTGACCGCCTTGGTGGCCTGCGGTGGGTTCGATCATGACGCACCAGATCGTCTGCTGGGTGTGGAGCTGGCTGAGTTGATGATCACCAGGCCGGCGGCTGAGGCCCACCGCCGCCACGGCCGCGGAAACCTGTGGGGCGTGCGGGCTGAGGAATCCCCTGGCCGACAGGCGCTGTATCGCCGGCACCTGGCCGCCGAAGCCCGCACGCGGCCCGGTGATTCACGCGAACAGGTCAGGGCCGCAGTGGGAGGGATCGTGCGGCGCGTCGACGGCACGGTCAGCTACGGGCCGATTTGGGACTGGCAGCCCAACCAGGTCTTCGAGTACCTCGCCGGCAGGGGTATCGAACCCAACCCGCTCTACGACAAGCTCGCCAAGCTCGGAGTTGCGCCGGGGAAGATACGCGTCGACTCGATCATCAACCCCGCGAAGCTGTCCAATGGACACATGGCCTTCCTGCAGATGGGATGGGTTGATCTGGCGGATCGACTAGCTCTGGCCCTCCCACGGCTGCGTGAATGGACCTGA
- a CDS encoding recombinase family protein, translated as MRIGAAADYLGMSVVGVRKAAVEGRLAFRWSASGQRLFDRADLDAYLGRPAPDPDGVIGERVEALYCRVSGSTGQESSLDNQEQMLRDSASGTVFRVYKDRGSGLRENRRGLDRLLDDAAAGKFTVVRVVWRDRLARFGGGVDRAVLVGVRR; from the coding sequence ATGCGGATCGGTGCTGCGGCTGACTACTTGGGTATGTCGGTGGTGGGCGTGCGTAAGGCCGCGGTGGAGGGCCGGTTGGCGTTCCGGTGGTCGGCGTCGGGGCAGCGATTGTTCGATCGGGCGGATTTGGATGCCTATTTGGGTCGTCCCGCACCTGATCCTGACGGGGTGATAGGCGAGCGAGTGGAGGCGCTGTACTGCCGGGTATCGGGTTCGACAGGGCAGGAGTCCTCGCTCGATAACCAGGAGCAGATGCTGCGAGATTCCGCTTCGGGCACGGTGTTTCGGGTGTACAAAGACCGCGGGTCGGGCCTGCGGGAGAACCGCCGCGGGTTGGATCGGCTGCTCGATGATGCCGCGGCCGGCAAGTTCACCGTGGTGCGGGTGGTGTGGCGCGATCGCCTGGCCCGGTTCGGGGGTGGGGTGGATCGAGCGGTACTTGTCGGTGTGCGGCGTTAG